From the Synechococcus sp. HK01-R genome, one window contains:
- a CDS encoding glycosyltransferase: MSTTPATPSSQSLHGLRLVVTAIDLEQSEHRGIAVYSKGVLRALKRAGAEVWLLTQFDPPMNDLRSRRIPKTTADTVFYARVLEGLNTGQHYLSQMSLRQRLLRALPIVKQWVSPVLRARAKLNTLFPQRRYPGRSLKCLPIRELFDNPYLQTERLDYLLNVDGLICADDIFVNSFRLANQKPGEVLEIDLQGFDGLITTCPLHIRPTTSKIFIQTVHDLIPLEYVQTSDHVAGFARRLRSCASAGRLFVSSATQRKFNTSILPTAMEGAEHHSRVLIQSPSLQFPGDALDWEAQMPSLKINAEGKGQLQTLKPGGYLLFNSSVEPRKNLLFALRAYVESGIERHGIRFCITGMLKHDAYSASVSRLVSGHNSILLTGYVDEATKRHLYLNALALVSPSLVEGFGIPVLDAACLGLTAIASPSASHQEIQALHDFEQHVLLCSTLQTSDWASAMRLVTLKQEQQQAALDEQASRRHLIRMRSDRILRYRRYQQLIDQSFDTTICELIQAESGPPPRSHTPRRLQVAPRAMS, translated from the coding sequence ATGAGCACCACTCCAGCCACCCCCTCATCCCAGTCCCTGCATGGTCTTCGACTGGTCGTCACAGCGATTGATCTCGAGCAGAGCGAGCACCGCGGCATTGCCGTGTACAGCAAAGGCGTGCTCCGCGCCCTGAAACGGGCCGGAGCCGAGGTGTGGCTCCTCACCCAATTTGATCCGCCGATGAACGATCTGCGGTCGCGGCGCATTCCCAAAACCACGGCAGACACTGTGTTCTACGCCAGGGTGCTCGAAGGCTTGAATACCGGTCAACACTACCTGTCGCAGATGAGCCTGCGGCAGAGGCTCCTCCGGGCTTTGCCCATCGTGAAGCAATGGGTGTCACCTGTCCTGAGAGCCCGAGCCAAACTCAATACCCTCTTCCCTCAGCGCCGCTATCCCGGTCGATCTCTCAAATGCTTGCCCATTCGCGAGCTGTTCGACAACCCCTACCTGCAAACCGAGCGGCTCGACTATCTTCTGAATGTGGACGGGTTGATCTGCGCCGATGACATTTTCGTGAACAGCTTTCGCCTGGCTAATCAGAAACCGGGTGAAGTCCTGGAAATCGACTTGCAGGGATTCGACGGACTGATCACCACCTGTCCGCTCCACATCAGGCCCACGACATCAAAGATCTTCATCCAGACAGTGCACGACCTGATCCCACTCGAGTACGTGCAAACCAGTGACCATGTGGCTGGGTTCGCCCGACGCCTGCGCAGTTGCGCCTCTGCAGGACGGCTGTTTGTCTCCAGCGCCACACAGCGCAAATTTAATACTTCCATCTTGCCAACGGCCATGGAGGGAGCCGAACACCACAGCAGGGTACTGATCCAGTCACCCTCCCTTCAATTTCCAGGCGATGCGCTCGACTGGGAAGCGCAAATGCCGTCGCTGAAGATCAACGCAGAGGGCAAAGGACAGCTACAGACTTTAAAACCCGGTGGCTATCTCCTATTCAATTCATCGGTGGAACCGCGCAAGAACCTGCTCTTCGCGCTGAGGGCCTATGTGGAATCTGGCATCGAGCGGCATGGCATTCGCTTCTGCATCACCGGCATGCTCAAGCACGATGCTTACAGCGCTTCAGTGAGTCGCCTCGTGAGCGGTCACAACAGCATCCTGCTGACTGGCTACGTGGATGAAGCCACCAAACGGCATCTATATCTCAACGCATTGGCGCTGGTGAGCCCTTCGCTCGTGGAAGGTTTCGGCATTCCCGTGCTGGATGCGGCTTGCCTCGGCCTCACCGCCATTGCCAGCCCATCAGCGTCGCACCAGGAAATCCAGGCCTTGCATGATTTCGAGCAACACGTGCTTCTCTGCTCCACCCTGCAAACCAGTGACTGGGCCAGTGCCATGCGTCTGGTGACCCTCAAGCAAGAACAGCAGCAGGCAGCTCTCGACGAACAAGCCTCACGCCGACACCTCATTCGCATGCGCAGCGACAGGATTCTCCGCTATCGCCGCTACCAGCAGTTGATCGACCAGAGCTTCGACACCACCATTTGCGAACTCATACAAGCCGAATCGGGACCACCCCCACGGAGCCACACCCCCAGGCGTCTTCAGGTTGCGCCAAGAGCCATGAGCTGA
- a CDS encoding glycosyltransferase: MAGGVPCLINLLSWLPGHSGFGSYVQRVVPGLEGLRLQLSAAGEAVLVPSEHWSPEPPPWAPSHRLRWLQRYSLVQHGLDLKSLWQQQGLAMPDGATPEPELIYSPFFDAMLCWPEVPQLITCHDLTPLVASNSRKAWLRYRFWQPRHCRTATRIIAISRYVADQLVAFGVPAAKLCVIPNGIQLQRPPIPAPASDDLLALARHDVNKNLPALFRGVAQLQRRWPQWQGRLRIIGRGGRQTPLVRRLQRQLPRPEQVELLEALPQEQLVACLRSSLALISASSEEGFDYPVLEAKAEGLPTLISDIPVHREFHAGSSLFFPTDDEGVGFADQVQELRTDGALWSHLSRAGLDLARSLSVEAQIAQIRDQLMALGAT; this comes from the coding sequence ATGGCAGGCGGCGTGCCCTGTCTCATCAACCTGCTCTCCTGGCTGCCTGGCCATTCCGGTTTCGGCAGCTACGTGCAGCGAGTCGTGCCCGGCCTTGAGGGTTTGCGCTTGCAGCTCAGTGCTGCTGGTGAGGCTGTGTTGGTTCCTTCGGAGCACTGGTCGCCGGAGCCACCGCCATGGGCGCCTTCCCATCGCCTGCGTTGGCTACAGCGCTACAGCCTTGTGCAGCATGGGTTGGATTTGAAGAGCCTTTGGCAGCAGCAGGGCTTGGCCATGCCTGATGGGGCCACGCCTGAGCCGGAACTGATCTATTCGCCCTTTTTCGATGCCATGCTCTGCTGGCCTGAGGTGCCCCAGCTGATCACCTGCCACGACCTCACACCGCTGGTGGCCTCCAACAGCCGCAAGGCCTGGTTGCGCTACCGCTTCTGGCAGCCCCGCCATTGCCGCACCGCTACCCGGATCATCGCCATCAGCCGCTATGTGGCCGATCAGCTCGTGGCCTTCGGGGTGCCGGCGGCCAAGCTCTGTGTGATTCCGAATGGCATTCAGCTACAGCGCCCGCCGATCCCAGCCCCCGCCAGCGACGACCTGCTGGCTCTGGCGCGGCACGATGTGAACAAGAATCTTCCCGCCCTGTTCCGCGGCGTCGCCCAGCTGCAGCGCCGCTGGCCCCAGTGGCAGGGGCGGCTGCGCATCATCGGTCGGGGCGGCCGCCAGACTCCACTGGTGCGGCGATTGCAGCGCCAGTTGCCTCGGCCCGAGCAGGTGGAGCTGCTGGAGGCCCTGCCGCAGGAGCAGTTGGTGGCCTGCCTGCGCTCCAGCCTGGCGCTGATCTCCGCCAGCAGCGAAGAAGGCTTCGATTACCCGGTGCTGGAAGCGAAGGCGGAGGGCCTGCCCACCCTGATCAGCGACATCCCCGTGCACCGAGAGTTCCACGCGGGCTCCTCCCTGTTCTTCCCCACCGATGACGAGGGCGTGGGCTTCGCCGACCAGGTGCAAGAGCTGCGGACCGATGGCGCCCTCTGGAGCCATCTCTCAAGAGCTGGGCTCGACCTCGCTCGTTCGCTCTCTGTTGAGGCCCAGATTGCCCAGATCCGAGATCAGCTCATGGCTCTTGGCGCAACCTGA
- a CDS encoding ABC transporter permease: MTLSRSHSSVMATLREAWRLRRVWWFTATARTQARFVRTFLGSFWLGLSNLFSIAVLASVYRYVFKVQDFNAYVVLLGLGLVIWNSISAAVTEAPNLFEHNQNHVHNTNLHPVFYTLEEWAFQLQTFVQSFLMVVIALSYFQHDLLLNLLLSGWLPLLNLFLFLYWFPLLVCLLGARFRDLYQLVPIAMQLVFLLSPILYRKESLGPGVWIANFNPFYRVLSPIRHTLMTGELQWGVGLVLLAVNGLGLWLSVRRLNQERANIPFLI; the protein is encoded by the coding sequence ATGACTCTGTCGCGTTCCCACTCCAGCGTGATGGCCACCCTGAGGGAAGCCTGGCGTTTGCGCCGCGTCTGGTGGTTTACCGCAACAGCTCGCACCCAGGCTCGCTTTGTGCGCACCTTCCTCGGCAGCTTCTGGCTCGGGCTCTCCAATCTGTTTTCGATCGCCGTGCTCGCCTCGGTGTATCGCTATGTGTTCAAGGTGCAGGATTTCAACGCCTATGTGGTGCTACTTGGTCTTGGTTTGGTGATCTGGAACAGCATCAGTGCGGCGGTCACGGAAGCGCCGAATCTGTTTGAGCACAATCAAAACCATGTGCACAACACCAATCTTCATCCTGTGTTTTACACGCTGGAGGAGTGGGCCTTTCAGTTGCAGACGTTTGTGCAGTCGTTTTTGATGGTGGTGATCGCCCTCAGCTACTTCCAGCATGATCTGCTGCTGAATCTGCTGTTGAGCGGCTGGCTGCCCTTGTTGAACCTCTTTTTGTTTCTCTATTGGTTCCCCTTGCTGGTGTGTTTGCTCGGGGCCCGTTTCCGTGATCTGTATCAGCTGGTGCCGATTGCGATGCAGTTGGTGTTTCTGCTGTCGCCGATTCTGTATCGCAAGGAAAGTCTTGGCCCTGGGGTTTGGATCGCTAATTTCAATCCTTTTTATCGGGTGCTCAGCCCGATCCGCCACACCCTGATGACTGGGGAACTGCAGTGGGGCGTGGGCCTGGTGCTGCTGGCGGTGAATGGTCTCGGCCTCTGGCTGTCGGTGCGACGTCTCAACCAGGAGCGCGCCAACATTCCCTTCCTGATCTGA
- a CDS encoding glycosyltransferase → MVSRTASLLNRLCSSLDRACSLSPLDVEILCSWNGSDAEEAQIRNSSRFDFHIAQRVPYHFAGNMNGLAERAGGDVLMLANDDLILDHDCVDAALTVLNQNGTVGLVGAVLRDQQGRLTHAGINFDSRGSAYHLLDRLIPADRPEVTPTGPVAAVTGALQWIRRDDFGTIRLNENYKVCGEDVELCLDVQQTLGKQVWLSGRSCAIHESESTRSTQEGQGGNSEDLTRLRARVRSFLNQATPAQLQLFLQQQQWESHQLREIVIHQLPELLARVHELEPLRAEVDRLRDLEEELRVRDLVLMDLREERLRLKQSNETLSR, encoded by the coding sequence GTGGTTTCAAGGACAGCCTCGCTGCTGAACCGCCTCTGCAGCAGCTTGGACCGTGCCTGCAGCCTGTCGCCGCTGGACGTTGAGATTCTCTGCTCATGGAACGGAAGTGACGCCGAGGAAGCGCAGATCCGCAACAGCAGTCGCTTCGACTTTCACATCGCACAACGAGTTCCGTATCACTTCGCCGGCAACATGAATGGACTGGCCGAGCGCGCCGGTGGCGACGTGCTGATGCTGGCCAATGACGATCTGATTCTTGATCACGACTGCGTCGATGCAGCCCTCACAGTTCTCAATCAGAACGGAACAGTCGGATTGGTGGGAGCTGTTCTGCGCGATCAGCAAGGGCGGCTGACGCATGCAGGCATCAATTTCGACTCGAGGGGCTCTGCTTATCACCTGCTCGATCGCTTGATTCCCGCCGATCGCCCGGAGGTCACGCCCACAGGGCCGGTAGCAGCCGTCACCGGTGCACTGCAGTGGATCCGTCGGGATGACTTCGGGACGATCCGACTGAATGAGAATTACAAGGTGTGCGGGGAGGATGTAGAACTTTGTCTTGATGTGCAGCAGACCCTCGGCAAACAGGTGTGGCTGAGTGGAAGGTCGTGTGCCATTCATGAGTCGGAGAGCACCCGGAGTACCCAGGAAGGGCAGGGGGGGAACAGCGAAGACCTCACCCGCCTCAGGGCCCGAGTGCGGTCATTTCTCAACCAAGCCACACCGGCCCAGCTTCAACTCTTCCTGCAACAACAGCAATGGGAGTCGCATCAACTGCGCGAGATCGTGATCCATCAACTTCCCGAACTCCTGGCCAGGGTGCATGAACTGGAGCCCCTTCGTGCCGAAGTCGACCGACTACGCGATTTGGAGGAGGAATTGCGGGTTCGAGACCTGGTACTGATGGATCTTCGTGAAGAACGGCTTCGCCTCAAGCAAAGCAACGAGACGCTGTCGCGATGA
- a CDS encoding ABC transporter ATP-binding protein: MQQVEPPEAAASNTRPVVLRLENVRLDIPVFTNETRSLKSALIRSVTGGKLRRSRGGAVVTALQEVTCTIHEGERIALIGHNGAGKSTFLRMISGIYRHTAGLFEARVPVFPMIHKSFITSPELSGLQAIKAHYLMVNGNLRGFTPFCDDVVEFSGLGDFVRLPVKTYSQGMGARLLFALLTACSHDCLAMDEGFGTGDSSFYERAQQRLHEFLATTGTLLLASHSDALLQTFCSRGLVFEEGRIVFDGPLNQALAHYHQL, encoded by the coding sequence ATGCAACAGGTTGAACCGCCAGAGGCTGCAGCGTCCAACACCCGGCCCGTGGTGTTGCGCTTGGAGAACGTGCGTCTCGACATTCCGGTGTTTACCAATGAGACCCGCAGCCTCAAATCAGCCCTGATTCGCTCGGTCACCGGTGGCAAGTTGCGCCGCAGCCGCGGCGGCGCCGTGGTCACGGCCCTGCAGGAGGTGACCTGCACGATCCACGAAGGGGAGCGGATCGCCCTGATTGGCCACAACGGCGCTGGCAAATCCACGTTCCTGCGCATGATCTCCGGCATCTATCGCCACACCGCCGGCCTTTTTGAGGCGCGGGTGCCGGTGTTTCCGATGATTCACAAGAGTTTCATCACCAGCCCGGAGCTCAGTGGCCTGCAGGCGATCAAGGCCCACTATTTGATGGTGAATGGCAATCTGCGTGGTTTTACGCCCTTCTGCGACGACGTGGTGGAGTTCTCCGGCCTCGGTGATTTTGTGCGCCTCCCCGTGAAGACCTACAGCCAGGGCATGGGGGCGCGCCTGCTGTTTGCCTTGCTCACCGCTTGCAGCCACGATTGTTTGGCGATGGATGAGGGCTTCGGCACGGGCGACAGCAGCTTCTATGAGCGTGCCCAGCAACGCTTGCATGAGTTTCTGGCCACCACCGGCACCCTGTTGCTCGCCTCCCATTCCGATGCTCTGTTGCAGACCTTCTGCAGTCGAGGTCTGGTGTTTGAGGAGGGCCGGATCGTGTTTGACGGGCCCCTCAACCAGGCGCTTGCCCACTACCACCAGCTCTGA